Proteins encoded together in one Perognathus longimembris pacificus isolate PPM17 chromosome 8, ASM2315922v1, whole genome shotgun sequence window:
- the LOC125356155 gene encoding microfibrillar-associated protein 1-like yields the protein MSVPSALVKRPPLQWSAGAVLARNEKGELSMERVKVKRYVSGKRPHYAPLESSHEEEFQVLKRARERAAEPEEQDEDSSSDPRVRRLRNRIREDVGARLARHRETVEPEVVGERDSKGQGDDCHMEGEDSSEGEEEEMHDEEIERRRGLMCQRAQERRKEEMDVMKVEEEGRVGEESESESEYEEYTDSEDEMEARLKPVFIRKEDRVTGQEHEAQALKQTELEQEAKRVAEERRKYTLKIVEAETKKKLQENTRSLAALDALNTDDENQEDDYEAWKVRELKRIKRDGEDRAALEKEKAEIQHMRNLTEEERRAELRENGKVITNKAVKGKYKFLQKYYHRGAFFMDEDEELYRRDFSSPTLEDHFDKTILPKVMQVKNFGRSGRTKYTHLVDQDTTSFDSGWGQDSALNRKFFKQRAAGL from the coding sequence ATGTCGGTGCCAAGCGCGCTCGTGAAGCGGCCTCCTCTCCAGTGGTCGGCTGGGGCCGTCCTGGCTCGCAATGAGAAAGGTGAGCTTTCCATGGAGAGAGTGAAGGTGAAACGCTATGTATCCGGAAAGAGGCCACACTACGCGCCTCTGGAGTCCTCACATGAGGaagaatttcaggtcctaaagCGAGCCAGAGAACGAGCCGCAGAGCCTGAGGAGCAGGACGAGGACTCATCTAGTGACCCTCGTGTGCGGCGCTTACGAAACCGGATCAGGGAAGATGTGGGAGCCAGATTGGCTCGACATCGGGAAACAGTGGAACCTGAAGTGGTAGGAGAACGTGACTCCAAAGGACAGGGAGATGATTGTcacatggaaggagaagacagcagtgaaggagaggaggaagaaatgcaTGATGAGGAAATAGAACGGCGCCGTGGCCTGATGTGCCAGCgagcacaggaaagaagaaaggaagagatggatGTCATGAAGGTGGAAGAGGAAGGACGTGTTGGGGAAGAGTCGGAGTCAGAGTCTGAATACGAAGAGTACACAGACAGTGAAGACGAGATGGAGGCTCGCCTGAAGCCAGTCTTCATTCGAAAGGAGGACCGAGTGACAggtcaagagcatgaggcccaagCCCTAAAACAGACGGAGTTGGAGCAGGAAGCTAAACGTGTGGCTGAGGAGAGGCGCAAGTACACACTCAAGATTGTCGAAGCAGAGACCAAGAAAAAGCTCCAGGAGAACACACGGTCCCTGGCCGCACTGGATGCTCTAAACACTGATGATGAAAACCAGGAGGATGACTATGAGGCGTGGAAAGTTCGAGAGCTCAAAAGAATCAAGAGGGACGGAGAAGACCGAGCAgcacttgaaaaggaaaaagcagaaattCAACACATGCGAAACCTGACTGAGGAAGAGAGGCGAGCTGAGCTTCGGGAAAATGGGAAAGTCATCACCAACAAAGCTGTGAAAGGCAAATACAAGTTTTTACAGAAGTATTATCACCGAGGTGCCTTCTTCATGGATGAGGATGAAGAACTATACAGGAGAGATTTCAGCTCACCGACCCTTGAGGATCATTTTGACAAAACGATCCTTCCCAAAGTCATGCAGGTCAAGAACTTTGGACGTTCTGGTCGTACCAAATATACACACCTTGTGGATCAAGACACCACTTCCTTTGACTCAGGATGGGGTCAAGACAGTGCCCTGAACAGAAAGTTCTTTAAACAGAGGGCAGCTGGATTATGA